From Syngnathus typhle isolate RoL2023-S1 ecotype Sweden linkage group LG5, RoL_Styp_1.0, whole genome shotgun sequence:
CAATGGCTTCAATTCTTAAAGAAACGCagaggtttgttgttgttttttcacacTCCAGAATCTGAATTGTTAAgttaaaaagtcccaatgatcgtcagttttgaaagaaaacataCCTTGTTGCTTTACCACTCCAACTTGTGTCATGAAACATGGTATCTAAACATCTGCACTACACTTAACACTGCCCTCAATAATCGATAGTCTAAAACTGAATAAAAACCAGCACGGCATCGTCTGGCAGATAGTAGAGTACTGACGATCCCTGCCGACTCTGCTCTTCTCCGGAAAATTATGTTGTATCATATCGTAAATCAGATAATCGCAAATGCGCTTACATTTTTAAGATCCATTGATGAAGCAGCAGCTTTCTTTTTCTAAAATAGTGTACAGGTGATCTTTTTGTTCCTTCAATGACTTTGCTCAGAAGGTAGTAAAATGTACTCTGCACACCACTCCTGATAACCACCAGACTTGTTTCTTCCTTGTTCTTGACAGCATCAAGGAAGCGGTGACTCTCATCAATGCCATAGATGTGAACAAGTTCTCCAGATTGATCTCTCGCATCATCCAAAAACTTCATCTGAAGGTACGTCAGCTTTATTTGGAATTCATGTCAAAATACACCCGGCTTTAATATCAGTAAAGACAATGATTAAAGCAGTGGCCCTCTATTCCAGCCTAAACATTATCGGACCGACATTAAAATTCATAAATTCTAATATTAGCGCCATAAAAAAGTTGATTTATTCCTGACAATTTATTCTatcctttttttcattttgtagtGTTGCTCTTACCTGCACTGCTTTCGCTATGTAGATGTTGTACTATTTTTTACAAATTTTTGCTTGAGCCAAAATTTATGAACTGGACATTAATCAGCTCTTTTGGCTTTTCTTTGCAGGGAGAACGACCATTTAGCGAAGAGGAGGAACAAAAACTTCAAACGGCCCTTTCGATGGACAAACAGGCTCTCAACTTAGTTCTGGAAACGTCCGCATTCGTTCTCGAACAAGTGAGGGACGGCCCATGTGATGCCTGGTTCACCACATCCGTGATAATAAATTGTTGGGATGTGTATTTGCATTTTCACAAAAAGAAGCACTTCATAATAATTCACTGTCTAAAAACGTACAGCAATGAGCCAGTTGGATAAATATTAAAAGAATGAAGTATTTTATGAAGCTCAGCCGCAAAACGTTGTTAAATGGTTTGGCAACACATGTAATGTTCCCATATGTCCAGCAGGGTTCACTGTTGCACTGTCGATGTGGTTCCCATTTAGGCGGTGTACCATAATGTGAAGCCATCCTCTCTGAAGCAGCAGCTTCAGGGGATCAGCATGAACCCCGACAAGGCCGAGGCCTTCTCTCAAACGTGGTCCACCTCTGGCCCCGAGCTGGTGGACCGACTAAAGCGCAATATCTTTTCCCCCAAGAAGGTAAGCTCCATAACAATTTTGACTGTGTTACTAAATGTATATATGGAGAAAATCACTCTTAGGGTGAGAAACCCCTTTGCTCAGCATATAAACAATTATCATCCCCTTCAATCAAATGCAAATAATTAGGAGCCCATCAATTTTAATGACTAATTAGAATTAATTCTAAAAGTCATCAACTACCCCTTTTTCACTTATCAGCCATGTTTTAGTTACATCTGCTTTATTTCACCGAATGTAATGACCAAAGCATTTGAATCAGCCTTCAGTGCAGTTCTAAACCGCTTCAAACTACAACAACGATAACAAATGCGTGGCGATATTGTAAAGAAATTCCCCTCTTGACAGTTATTTAATTATCAAATGCAGACATTTTCACACAGCTTTTGTATCGGTTACATGCTGCAGCGCTGACATCCACAAATATATTACCCTCTTCCCTGTGCAAATGCTTCTCTTATGTTTATTTATGAGCCACTGGATTAGAATTCAGATCCCTCTCTTATTTCAatgaattatatttattttgaaatcaattTCAGGATCCATACACAGCATGTCGACATGGAAAGTACTAGAAGTTCAGATGATTACTCACGCTAATGTGGATCTTGTTCCTGGCGTGAATAATGTGCCAAGCTCTTTCCTACCTCGCGCCAGTCCTGTGATGCTGCACAAGCATCCAGAACCAATAAGTCACACCTAGTTTATCATGAGGACCTCTCACTGCATCATAAACGGCTTAACTGCGGCGCCTTGACTCAATCCTGCGAATCTATCACGGTGTTGCGTGAGGAGTGAAGAGAAGAGGAACATTGTGAACGCTGAGGTTGAGCCCACAAGGCCCAACATGAATGACAATTTATGTCCGAGAAAGAAGCAATAATACACGCTTGTATATTTGTGAGAGTCTGGTTGATTAAAGGAGGATGAAGATTTAAAAATGACTCGGCttttaaataatcataattgtcctccaattggccttacattttaattttaaaggGCAGCTTGTGGAACTAGTATGTCTGCTTTTTCGGATGTTGGTTCTGGCATATTAATCGAGTTTAGAAcattaaaagagaaagaaagcggTAATTATTGTTACTGGCTGACATTTTAACAggtatgtgtttttttgtttgtttgtttttttaaatctgaaaaCTAGTCCACCATATGTTTTTGTGATCCCAGCTGGATTTCGTCAGCTGGCAGTTGAACCTGCAGATGGCCCAGACCAGCCAAGCCAGACTCAAGTCCCCCAATGCCGTACTCCAACTGGGCCTCCACAATGAAGACTCTCAGGTGGGAAAGTACACCAAGAACCACGCAATTAGACAACATCATCACTTTCCATGATCTCTTCATTTTTCCCATCTGCCCCTCCTATTTGGTTAATAGACGTTAATCCCACCGGTGTTTGTTTCGACCCAGAGGTAGATAGACATCTGTGTGAAGTTCAGAGGTCAGAGAGCTTGTTATCTGAAACCGCCACAGATGTGTGTAAAGTAACACCGAAATAGATGCACGTATTTCCCTTTTAGAACTGTTACTGTTAAAACAAATGCATCAAACGTACTTATGGTATTGGTATTTGGTATCGGCGTCGATGACTACTCAAAAATTGAAT
This genomic window contains:
- the commd10 gene encoding COMM domain-containing protein 10 isoform X2, with the protein product MASILKETQSIKEAVTLINAIDVNKFSRLISRIIQKLHLKGERPFSEEEEQKLQTALSMDKQALNLVLETSAFVLEQAVYHNVKPSSLKQQLQGISMNPDKAEAFSQTWSTSGPELVDRLKRNIFSPKKLDFVSWQLNLQMAQTSQARLKSPNAVLQLGLHNEDSQMESSSCTLPNHPLSWSF
- the commd10 gene encoding COMM domain-containing protein 10 isoform X1 — translated: MASILKETQSIKEAVTLINAIDVNKFSRLISRIIQKLHLKGERPFSEEEEQKLQTALSMDKQALNLVLETSAFVLEQAVYHNVKPSSLKQQLQGISMNPDKAEAFSQTWSTSGPELVDRLKRNIFSPKKLDFVSWQLNLQMAQTSQARLKSPNAVLQLGLHNEDSQVPENVFVEFNHQELLEFYNKLEIVQGQLDSLT